The Candidatus Desulfofervidus auxilii DNA segment AATATGGCTTCTTTTATACCTTGAGGACAATTCTTCATACGAAATGATAGGTACTCTTTGAATTTATTAACTAAATAAACCTCAAGAGCCGTGTATGAAGCCAATACTATTTGACAGGCAATAGACCGAAGTCGAGGTTCACGTTTTAAGTCTTCGATTTCTTTTTGCGAATATGAATCTCTGAATATAACAAAACTGCTTATTTTTCCTTTTGTAAGTAAATCTTTTATAAGGTTCTTTGCAAAATCAGTTCCTCTCCGCAATTGTACTAGCTCTATTGTAAAAATATCAGCTGCTCTTATGATTTCTAAAATGCCTTTTTCTAATTCATTAAATTTATCTATTGCCTTATAATTCATGGCCTAAAACCTATTTAAATTATATAGACATACCATCTCCCTTGCATGCTCTATTGCTGCCTTACCACCCCCTAGCATCCTTGCAATCTCATCTATCCTCTCATCTCCCTCTAGCACCTTTACCCTTGTAACTGTCCTTTTATCCCTTATCTCCTTTTTAACAAAAAAGTGCCTGTCTGCAAGGGCTGCAACCTGCCCCAGTCTCACCTGTGATTATGTTTAGGTGAGGGCAAAGTTAAATAAAAATGAGTGATTTTTCAATGAGCCTTGTTAAAAGTTGATGCCACATAACATACATGCTAAGATAGCCTCAAGTAAAATATAAGTAAAATAAAAAATAACATAGCAATCGGCCAGATTTGGGAGTATATCCGAAATAGTAAGATATGAATGAGTTATCTGCTCATTGTTGTGGGCAGGAAAGGAGGTGAATAAAAAATAATAGAACCGTCCCAAATCCCATTTTTTGACTTGAAAGGAGGAGGAAAGGATGAAAAGGAAGATCTTTGGCCTTAGGATTCCAATGGTACTCATATGTATCGTTTTTTTGGTTTTGGGTACTAGATTAGTCTGGGCTTCAAACGAAGTGACACGGGGTACAGAGGCAGTTCAATTATTTACACAGGAAACTGGAACTAATGCCAGTTTAATCTCATTTGACAGAAAACAATTGGTGGATAATATCTACAAATATACTTGGATATTGAAAGTAGGCTTTGGTGAATTTGACAAGATAGGTGTCTACAGGGTGATAAAAGAAAGAGCGCCATGGGTTCCGATTGTAGCACCAAAAGCGGTGATGATGATTCATGGTGACGCAACAAACTTTGACAATTCCTTCTTGGGTAGCACAGTATCTAATAAGGTATCTGTGGACCAATCCTTGGGCATCTTTCTGGCACAGAACAATGTAGATGTCTGGGGCGTAGACCTTAGATGGACATTTGTGCCGGATTACTACCCTGGGACAGCATATCCATACTGCTATATTGATGGCTGCACATTTATGAAAAACTGGAACACTGCGTTGCATGTTAGTGACATCATGGTAGGCGTGAAAATTGCCAGGACAGTGAGAGGTTTGACCGGCAGCGGTTTTGGCAAGCTGCTTATGCTGGGGCACAGCCGGGGTGGTCAGTTTTCCTTAGCCTACGCTAACAGAGAGACGCAGATACCGGTGTTTTTTCGTGACCTGAAAGGAATCATCATAGTGGATATGGTCTACAAGTTTTCCCCAGAGAATCAGGAGTTAAGAGATGCCGCTTATGAAAGGTACCTCGCAGTAAAGGCAAAGTACGATTCAGGGATATATTACAGCGATGAGGGAACAGTTATGAAGTATATAGCCTATTTAGCGGCTACATCTCCAGATGACCCATCACCAATCATTCCAGGGTTTACAAACAAACAAGCAGCTCTATTCGTCTTGTCCGCAACGTATGCCACATTTGAACCACCACTCAAGCCATACGTGCCATTCTACCACTATCTTGCTGGAATATTTGATCAAGTCGGAATCCCACAAGGACTGCAGTTCACAAACCCTGACTACACCCTCGACATTGGCCTTGCAACACCAGGTTTCCAGAGCATTGGGGAAGATATCGATGGAGAAGCGCTAATGTCTGACGAGGTTGAAGTGCCTTACGACGACTACTTAAGTGAGATAAATATTCCGGTCTTTTATGTGGGTGCAGCAGGCGGGTTTGGCGAATACGGCATATACACCGTAACACTCCTTGGAAGCACTGATAAGAAGACATTAATTGTTCAGCTATATCCGCCGGAAGCTGTGGCACTGGATTACGGACACTCCGATCTCCTGTGGGCGGACAATGCAAAATCTCTTGTCTGGCAGCCGATATACGACTGGATAAAGACCCATTAAAAGAAAGGAACTCGAAAAAGAGGAGAAAATGGGACGGTTCTATCTAAAGAATGCCTGCAACAGGCAGATAACAGCAGATAAAAGGAAAATCACAGATCCCCCCAAATTGCCTTCGGCAATTTCTTTTATCCGCAAAACGTCAGGTACAATACCAAGCAACCAATGTTTATTAAAAAGGCTATAACTACCAGACTGGCCTAAACTGCTTATCATTTAGTATTCTTACTGTCTCACCACTTTGGCCTATGACAAAGAGGCCATGGCGTAGGCATATTTATCTGTATCCTCTTCTATTGTTATGCCTGCCACTGTCCCAACTACCTTTCTGTCACTGTATTCTGGAAAGAATATCTTAAATGCCTTAAGCCTTTCAATGTGTTCATTTACATTG contains these protein-coding regions:
- a CDS encoding HEPN domain-containing protein; this encodes MNYKAIDKFNELEKGILEIIRAADIFTIELVQLRRGTDFAKNLIKDLLTKGKISSFVIFRDSYSQKEIEDLKREPRLRSIACQIVLASYTALEVYLVNKFKEYLSFRMKNCPQGIKEAILKMIRFRDLKEIKKNYTDFIGIHIDKFEPGHFPVDYKSNFKANTWWEGLLQIAKARNEIAHRGISETTQLILLPDSWECFDLCRRWVNLFNGNFDRYIYKNELTDYVKRCL